A window from Zingiber officinale cultivar Zhangliang chromosome 7A, Zo_v1.1, whole genome shotgun sequence encodes these proteins:
- the LOC122000730 gene encoding translation initiation factor eIF-2B subunit gamma-like isoform X2: MTRMDFEVVVLAGGASSNLSPLVSQELPKALLPVANRPVLSYVLELLEGSNLKDLIVVVEGEDAAQLVGGWISGAYADRLHVEVAAVPEGVGTAGALRSISSYLTANDVLIVSGDLVTDVPPGAIAATHRRHGAVVTTLLCSSPVSGPSDSGTSGGKEKAKKPVRHNIIGLDPTRQYLLHMATGAEVEKDIRLQKRILQAVGQMEIRADLMDAHLYAFKRTVLQDILDQKDKFQSIRQDILPYLIRTQLSSEVSGNGLVSSESGSNKSAVQDELRWLSQHREIAPSTFQDSQPLSLKSQRDDQRSHKCCVYIANESKYCARLNSIQAFSDINRDVIGEASHLSGYSFSAQNNIIHPSAELGSKTTVGPQCMLAEGSKLGDKCSVKRSVIGRHCRIGSNVKIVNSVVMNHVTIDDGCSIQGSVICSNVQLQERVVLKDCQVGAGYIVTSGSEHKSESLARK; the protein is encoded by the exons ATGACGAGGATGGATTTCGAAGTCGTCGTTCTCGCCGGCGGTGCCTCTAGCAATCTCTCTCCTCTTGTTTCTCAG GAGTTGCCCAAGGCTTTGCTTCCCGTCGCCAACCGTCCCGTCTTGTCTTATGTCCTCGAGCTTCTCGAAGGAAGCAACCTCAAAGATCTCATTGTG GTGGTTGAGGGAGAAGATGCAGCACAACTTGTTGGTGGCTGGATATCAGGAGCTTATGCAGACCGTCTTCATGTTGAG GTAGCTGCTGTTCCTGAGGGTGTTGGAACTGCAGGAGCTTTGCGATCTATATCTTCTTACCTTACTGCCAATGATGTTCTG ATTGTAAGTGGTGATCTTGTTACTGATGTGCCTCCTGGGGCTATTGCTGCAACTCATCGAAGGCATGGTGCAGTAGTAACAACTTTGTTGTGCTCTTCTCCTGTAAGTGGTCCGTCTGATAGTGGGACTTCTGGAGGAAAAGAGAAAGCCAAAAAACCAGTCCGTCACAATATCATTGGGTTGGATCCTACAAGACAATACTTATTACACATGGCAACAGGAGCTGAGGTGGAGAAGGATATTCGACTTCAAAAGAGAATTCTTCAGGCAGTGGGACAG ATGGAAATTCGAGCTGACCTCATGGATGCACACTTGTATGCATTTAAAAG GACTGTCTTGCAGGATATTTTGGATCAAAAGGATAAATTTCAAAGCATTAGACAAGATATtctaccatatctaataaggacCCAATTG AGTTCAGAAGTGTCAGGAAATGGATTAGTTAGTTCTGAATCCGGGAGTAATAAGAGTGCTGTTCAAGATGAGCTAAGATGGTTGTCTCAACACCGAGAAATTGCACCATCTACTTTTCAGGATTCGCAACCTCTTAGCCTTAAGTCACAACGTGATGATCAAAGGTCCCACAAATGCTGTGTTTATATTGCCAATGAAAGCAAATATTGTGCTCGTTTAAACTCCATTCAGGCATTTAGTGACATTAACCGTGAT GTGATTGGAGAGGCCAGCCATCTTTCTGGATATTCTTTCTCTGCACAAAACAACATCATTCATCCCTCTGCTGAGCTTGGATCCAAAACTACA GTTGGCCCACAATGCATGCTTGCAGAAGGCTCAAAATTAGGTGACAAGTGTAGTGTGAAAAGATCTGTCATTGGACGCCATTGCCGAATTGGTTCAAATGTCAAG ATTGTCAATTCAGTTGTGATGAATCATGTCACCATCGATGATGGATGTTCCATTCAAGGTTCTGTTATATGCAGTAATGTGCAACTTCAAGAGCGTGTTGTTTTGAAGGATTGTCAG GTTGGCGCTGGTTATATTGTGACTTCTGGCAGTGAACACAAGTCTGAGTCACTCGCAAGAAAATAG
- the LOC122000730 gene encoding translation initiation factor eIF-2B subunit gamma-like isoform X1, with translation MTRMDFEVVVLAGGASSNLSPLVSQELPKALLPVANRPVLSYVLELLEGSNLKDLIVVVEGEDAAQLVGGWISGAYADRLHVEVAAVPEGVGTAGALRSISSYLTANDVLIVSGDLVTDVPPGAIAATHRRHGAVVTTLLCSSPVSGPSDSGTSGGKEKAKKPVRHNIIGLDPTRQYLLHMATGAEVEKDIRLQKRILQAVGQMEIRADLMDAHLYAFKRTVLQDILDQKDKFQSIRQDILPYLIRTQLSSEVSGNGLVSSESGSNKSAVQDELRWLSQHREIAPSTFQDSQPLSLKSQRDDQRSHKCCVYIANESKYCARLNSIQAFSDINRDVIGEASHLSGYSFSAQNNIIHPSAELGSKTTVGPQCMLAEGSKLGDKCSVKRSVIGRHCRIGSNVKIVNSVVMNHVTIDDGCSIQGSVICSNVQLQERVVLKDCQVICHFFSVLYNLPTSWYGRKKCL, from the exons ATGACGAGGATGGATTTCGAAGTCGTCGTTCTCGCCGGCGGTGCCTCTAGCAATCTCTCTCCTCTTGTTTCTCAG GAGTTGCCCAAGGCTTTGCTTCCCGTCGCCAACCGTCCCGTCTTGTCTTATGTCCTCGAGCTTCTCGAAGGAAGCAACCTCAAAGATCTCATTGTG GTGGTTGAGGGAGAAGATGCAGCACAACTTGTTGGTGGCTGGATATCAGGAGCTTATGCAGACCGTCTTCATGTTGAG GTAGCTGCTGTTCCTGAGGGTGTTGGAACTGCAGGAGCTTTGCGATCTATATCTTCTTACCTTACTGCCAATGATGTTCTG ATTGTAAGTGGTGATCTTGTTACTGATGTGCCTCCTGGGGCTATTGCTGCAACTCATCGAAGGCATGGTGCAGTAGTAACAACTTTGTTGTGCTCTTCTCCTGTAAGTGGTCCGTCTGATAGTGGGACTTCTGGAGGAAAAGAGAAAGCCAAAAAACCAGTCCGTCACAATATCATTGGGTTGGATCCTACAAGACAATACTTATTACACATGGCAACAGGAGCTGAGGTGGAGAAGGATATTCGACTTCAAAAGAGAATTCTTCAGGCAGTGGGACAG ATGGAAATTCGAGCTGACCTCATGGATGCACACTTGTATGCATTTAAAAG GACTGTCTTGCAGGATATTTTGGATCAAAAGGATAAATTTCAAAGCATTAGACAAGATATtctaccatatctaataaggacCCAATTG AGTTCAGAAGTGTCAGGAAATGGATTAGTTAGTTCTGAATCCGGGAGTAATAAGAGTGCTGTTCAAGATGAGCTAAGATGGTTGTCTCAACACCGAGAAATTGCACCATCTACTTTTCAGGATTCGCAACCTCTTAGCCTTAAGTCACAACGTGATGATCAAAGGTCCCACAAATGCTGTGTTTATATTGCCAATGAAAGCAAATATTGTGCTCGTTTAAACTCCATTCAGGCATTTAGTGACATTAACCGTGAT GTGATTGGAGAGGCCAGCCATCTTTCTGGATATTCTTTCTCTGCACAAAACAACATCATTCATCCCTCTGCTGAGCTTGGATCCAAAACTACA GTTGGCCCACAATGCATGCTTGCAGAAGGCTCAAAATTAGGTGACAAGTGTAGTGTGAAAAGATCTGTCATTGGACGCCATTGCCGAATTGGTTCAAATGTCAAG ATTGTCAATTCAGTTGTGATGAATCATGTCACCATCGATGATGGATGTTCCATTCAAGGTTCTGTTATATGCAGTAATGTGCAACTTCAAGAGCGTGTTGTTTTGAAGGATTGTCAGGTAATCTGTcattttttttctgttttgtATAATCTACCCACAAGTTGGTATGGACGAAAAAAATGTCTCTAG
- the LOC122000730 gene encoding translation initiation factor eIF-2B subunit gamma-like isoform X3 encodes MTRMDFEVVVLAGGASSNLSPLVSQELPKALLPVANRPVLSYVLELLEGSNLKDLIVVVEGEDAAQLVGGWISGAYADRLHVEVAAVPEGVGTAGALRSISSYLTANDVLIVSGDLVTDVPPGAIAATHRRHGAVVTTLLCSSPVSGPSDSGTSGGKEKAKKPVRHNIIGLDPTRQYLLHMATGAEVEKDIRLQKRILQAVGQMEIRADLMDAHLYAFKRTVLQDILDQKDKFQSIRQDILPYLIRTQLSSEVSGNGLVSSESGSNKSAVQDELRWLSQHREIAPSTFQDSQPLSLKSQRDDQRSHKCCVYIANESKYCARLNSIQAFSDINRDVIGEASHLSGYSFSAQNNIIHPSAELGSKTTVGPQCMLAEGSKLGDKCSVKRSVIGRHCRIGSNVKVLDHYCQFSCDESCHHR; translated from the exons ATGACGAGGATGGATTTCGAAGTCGTCGTTCTCGCCGGCGGTGCCTCTAGCAATCTCTCTCCTCTTGTTTCTCAG GAGTTGCCCAAGGCTTTGCTTCCCGTCGCCAACCGTCCCGTCTTGTCTTATGTCCTCGAGCTTCTCGAAGGAAGCAACCTCAAAGATCTCATTGTG GTGGTTGAGGGAGAAGATGCAGCACAACTTGTTGGTGGCTGGATATCAGGAGCTTATGCAGACCGTCTTCATGTTGAG GTAGCTGCTGTTCCTGAGGGTGTTGGAACTGCAGGAGCTTTGCGATCTATATCTTCTTACCTTACTGCCAATGATGTTCTG ATTGTAAGTGGTGATCTTGTTACTGATGTGCCTCCTGGGGCTATTGCTGCAACTCATCGAAGGCATGGTGCAGTAGTAACAACTTTGTTGTGCTCTTCTCCTGTAAGTGGTCCGTCTGATAGTGGGACTTCTGGAGGAAAAGAGAAAGCCAAAAAACCAGTCCGTCACAATATCATTGGGTTGGATCCTACAAGACAATACTTATTACACATGGCAACAGGAGCTGAGGTGGAGAAGGATATTCGACTTCAAAAGAGAATTCTTCAGGCAGTGGGACAG ATGGAAATTCGAGCTGACCTCATGGATGCACACTTGTATGCATTTAAAAG GACTGTCTTGCAGGATATTTTGGATCAAAAGGATAAATTTCAAAGCATTAGACAAGATATtctaccatatctaataaggacCCAATTG AGTTCAGAAGTGTCAGGAAATGGATTAGTTAGTTCTGAATCCGGGAGTAATAAGAGTGCTGTTCAAGATGAGCTAAGATGGTTGTCTCAACACCGAGAAATTGCACCATCTACTTTTCAGGATTCGCAACCTCTTAGCCTTAAGTCACAACGTGATGATCAAAGGTCCCACAAATGCTGTGTTTATATTGCCAATGAAAGCAAATATTGTGCTCGTTTAAACTCCATTCAGGCATTTAGTGACATTAACCGTGAT GTGATTGGAGAGGCCAGCCATCTTTCTGGATATTCTTTCTCTGCACAAAACAACATCATTCATCCCTCTGCTGAGCTTGGATCCAAAACTACA GTTGGCCCACAATGCATGCTTGCAGAAGGCTCAAAATTAGGTGACAAGTGTAGTGTGAAAAGATCTGTCATTGGACGCCATTGCCGAATTGGTTCAAATGTCAAGGTTCTTGATCACT ATTGTCAATTCAGTTGTGATGAATCATGTCACCATCGATGA
- the LOC122000730 gene encoding translation initiation factor eIF-2B subunit gamma-like isoform X4, with amino-acid sequence MTRMDFEVVVLAGGASSNLSPLVSQELPKALLPVANRPVLSYVLELLEGSNLKDLIVVVEGEDAAQLVGGWISGAYADRLHVEVAAVPEGVGTAGALRSISSYLTANDVLIVSGDLVTDVPPGAIAATHRRHGAVVTTLLCSSPVSGPSDSGTSGGKEKAKKPVRHNIIGLDPTRQYLLHMATGAEVEKDIRLQKRILQAVGQMEIRADLMDAHLYAFKRTVLQDILDQKDKFQSIRQDILPYLIRTQLSSEVSGNGLVSSESGSNKSAVQDELRWLSQHREIAPSTFQDSQPLSLKSQRDDQRSHKCCVYIANESKYCARLNSIQAFSDINRDVIGEASHLSGYSFSAQNNIIHPSAELGSKTTSDRLSNHHHQLTLFIQWLKFEL; translated from the exons ATGACGAGGATGGATTTCGAAGTCGTCGTTCTCGCCGGCGGTGCCTCTAGCAATCTCTCTCCTCTTGTTTCTCAG GAGTTGCCCAAGGCTTTGCTTCCCGTCGCCAACCGTCCCGTCTTGTCTTATGTCCTCGAGCTTCTCGAAGGAAGCAACCTCAAAGATCTCATTGTG GTGGTTGAGGGAGAAGATGCAGCACAACTTGTTGGTGGCTGGATATCAGGAGCTTATGCAGACCGTCTTCATGTTGAG GTAGCTGCTGTTCCTGAGGGTGTTGGAACTGCAGGAGCTTTGCGATCTATATCTTCTTACCTTACTGCCAATGATGTTCTG ATTGTAAGTGGTGATCTTGTTACTGATGTGCCTCCTGGGGCTATTGCTGCAACTCATCGAAGGCATGGTGCAGTAGTAACAACTTTGTTGTGCTCTTCTCCTGTAAGTGGTCCGTCTGATAGTGGGACTTCTGGAGGAAAAGAGAAAGCCAAAAAACCAGTCCGTCACAATATCATTGGGTTGGATCCTACAAGACAATACTTATTACACATGGCAACAGGAGCTGAGGTGGAGAAGGATATTCGACTTCAAAAGAGAATTCTTCAGGCAGTGGGACAG ATGGAAATTCGAGCTGACCTCATGGATGCACACTTGTATGCATTTAAAAG GACTGTCTTGCAGGATATTTTGGATCAAAAGGATAAATTTCAAAGCATTAGACAAGATATtctaccatatctaataaggacCCAATTG AGTTCAGAAGTGTCAGGAAATGGATTAGTTAGTTCTGAATCCGGGAGTAATAAGAGTGCTGTTCAAGATGAGCTAAGATGGTTGTCTCAACACCGAGAAATTGCACCATCTACTTTTCAGGATTCGCAACCTCTTAGCCTTAAGTCACAACGTGATGATCAAAGGTCCCACAAATGCTGTGTTTATATTGCCAATGAAAGCAAATATTGTGCTCGTTTAAACTCCATTCAGGCATTTAGTGACATTAACCGTGAT GTGATTGGAGAGGCCAGCCATCTTTCTGGATATTCTTTCTCTGCACAAAACAACATCATTCATCCCTCTGCTGAGCTTGGATCCAAAACTACA AGCGACAGATTATCAAATCATCACCATCAGCTCACCTTATTTATCCAATGGTTAAAGTTTGAATTATAG
- the LOC122001964 gene encoding VQ motif-containing protein 22-like has protein sequence MMSDTVSGQARPAHPDRQLAKGRGAADGQAGGRSVRRRTRASRRAPTTMFDTDAANFRAMVQQFTGLPSVPYATGGGGYNSYIPEPFLYNQPAQQRSFMSFGPSHSQEEQYQSYNSDHNIVTAMTAGGGYSNNNDAAVFLQGLAANYGTNFGEADGVFFRQAPTNSSVASILDHM, from the coding sequence ATGATGAGTGACACTGTATCCGGCCAAGCTCGGCCGGCTCACCCCGACAGACAGCTAGCAAAGGGCCGCGGCGCCGCCGATGGTCAAGCAGGTGGCAGGTCAGTTCGCCGTCGGACGAGGGCCTCCCGAAGGGCTCCGACGACCATGTTTGACACCGACGCCGCCAATTTCCGCGCGATGGTGCAGCAGTTCACCGGCCTTCCTTCCGTCCCGTACGCGACCGGCGGCGGAGGCTACAACAGCTATATCCCCGAGCCGTTTCTGTATAATCAACCGGCGCAGCAGAGGAGCTTCATGTCCTTCGGGCCGTCACATTCGCAGGAAGAGCAATATCAGAGCTACAATTCAGATCATAATATCGTTACCGCGATGACTGCCGGCGGTGGTTATTCCAACAATAATGATGCTGCAGTCTTTCTACAGGGCCTGGCCGCTAATTACGGCACGAATTTTGGTGAGGCTGATGGGGTTTTCTTCCGCCAAGCTCCCACCAATTCCAGTGTTGCTAGTATTCTCGACCACATGTAG